Proteins encoded in a region of the Coregonus clupeaformis isolate EN_2021a chromosome 9, ASM2061545v1, whole genome shotgun sequence genome:
- the LOC121574305 gene encoding zinc finger and BTB domain-containing protein 26-like yields MSSSFSDTLQFRFSSPAHDDSILQKMSQLREDRRFCDVTLVLGSGSFRFPGHRVVLAASSAFLRDQFLLHEGSRELLVTVVPSAEVGRRLLLSCYTGHLEVPLRELVSYLTAASALQMSHVVERCAQAISQYLDPTLAHLKRERSPETEGTPPPPPDSVKRQPSSACLDEGEMEGETQEDPEDRDHSLDSEDTLDSVHMVHTNSPYPYSPYPYPTGAHRRKQRPPTPCREYRKRTFSPAGSPAHSRSGLADSSQDQEVGGDSGEDIYMLAARHMQGVGGGSPESSFGVLTGAEFSGLGSEILLQRPYLCRKCDRVFHHLDSYVGHIKEHKLYPCLLCGKSFSQKSNLTRHIRVHTGVKPFQCPLCHKTFSQKATLQDHLNLHTGDKPHKCNYCAIHFAHKPGLRRHLKDIHGKSSLQNMFEEVV; encoded by the exons ATGTCATCTTCCTTCTCAGACACACTCCAGTTCCGTTTCTCCAGCCCCGCCCACGATGACTCCATCCTGCAGAAGATGAGCCAGCTGAGAGAGGATCGACGCTTCTGTGACGTCACCCTCGTCCTCGGATCGGGGTCGTTCCGCTTCCCGGGTCACCGGGTGgtcctggcggcctcctctgccttCCTCCGGGACCAGTTCCTGCTGCACGAGGGGAGCCGGGAGCTGCTGGTGACCGTGGTGCCCAGTGCGGAGGTGGGCCGTCGGCTGCTCCTGTCCTGCTACACAGGCCACCTGGAGGTCCCTCTGAGGGAACTGGTCAGCTACCTGACGGCAGCGAGCGCACTGCAGATGAGCCACGTGGTGGAGAGGTGTGCCCAGGCCATCTCTCAGTACCTGGACCCCACCCTGGCCCACCTGAAGCGGGAGAGGAGCCCAGAGACTGAGGGgacccctccaccaccaccagacagCGTTAAACGCCAACCCAGCTCAGCATGTCTGGacgagggggagatggagggggagaccCAAGAGGACCCAGAGGACAGGGACCACAGCCTGGACTCAGAAGACACTCTGGACAGTGTCCACATGGTACACACTAACAGCCCGTACCCTTACAGCCCGTACCCTTACCCGACGGGCGCCCACAGACGCAAGCAGCGCCCGCCCACGCCATGCAGAGAGTACAGGAAGAGGACCTTCTCTCCAGCAGGAAGTCCTGCCCACAGCAGGTCAGGACTGGCTGACAGCTCCCAGGATCAGGAAGTGGGCGGGGACTCTGGAGAGGACATATACATGCTTGCTGCTCGTCACATGCAGGGGGTTGGGGGCGGGTCTCCCGAGTCCTCCTTCGGGGTTCTGACGGGGGCAGAGTTTTCGGGACTGGGATCGGAGATCCTCCTACAGAGACCCTACCTGTGCAGGAAGTGTGACCGAGTGTTCCACCACCTGGACAGCTATGTGGGACACATAAAGGAACACAAGCTCTACCCGTGTCTTctctgtgggaagagcttcagccAGAAGAGCAACCTGACCCGACACATCAGGGTTCACACAGGGGTCAAGCCCTTCCAG TGCCCGCTTTGCCACAAGACCTTTTCCCAGAAGGCCACGCTGCAAGACCACCTTAACCTCCACACAGGGGACAAGCCACACAAGTGCAACTACTGCGCCATCCACTTCGCACACAAACCAGGCCTCCGGCGCCACCTCAAGGACATCCACGGCAAGAGCAGCCTGCAGAATATGTTTGAGGAGGTGGTGTGA